The Saccharomonospora cyanea NA-134 genome includes a region encoding these proteins:
- a CDS encoding MGMT family protein codes for MNEELHERIREVVASVPEGTVATYGDVAALAGATTPRLVGRVLAEDGHDLPWHRILRANGTPAPHLAREQLARLRAEGVLADGQRVDLRRFRWRPS; via the coding sequence ATGAACGAAGAGCTGCACGAACGGATCCGCGAGGTGGTCGCGTCCGTGCCGGAGGGCACCGTGGCGACCTACGGCGACGTGGCGGCGCTGGCGGGTGCGACCACACCACGGCTCGTCGGCCGGGTGCTCGCCGAGGACGGACACGACCTGCCCTGGCACCGGATACTTCGCGCGAACGGCACTCCGGCCCCCCACCTGGCGCGGGAGCAACTCGCGCGGTTACGGGCGGAGGGCGTCCTCGCGGACGGGCAGCGGGTCGATCTCCGGAGGTTTCGCTGGCGGCCGTCGTAG
- a CDS encoding ATP-dependent helicase, translated as MNGLRARLVRTPARPASPQVWDDGAQWLLAAPRGFVRVLGAPGTGKTTLLAATVAARITEGADPENVLVLTASRKAAEAVRSDITRRLTASDHDARDVTRTVREPLVRTVHSYAFAVLRSQAARDGVPAPRLLSGPEQDVVVRELLAGDLERGAPDWPEPLRPALAVPGFAEELRDLLLRAAERGLGPEDLVTLGRGQGRPEWVAAGHFWSQYEQVTLLQGVGGHAVGEPGAPALDAAELVSSALVELEGDPDLLAREQRRVRHLFVDDAQHLDPLQYRLVRLLAGTASDAVVAGDPDQAVFSFRGADPRLLADADPDGKHTVVLRRSHRLAPVVHETVARIAATLPGTSAHRFMDPAPSTSGGTVRTRLLPTPTAEAAWVADQLRRAHLLDGVPWSEMAVLMRSASQSLPLLQRALATAGVPVAAAVEELPLARQPAVRPLLTVLRVAAEPQVLDSELAEMLLSSPLGGADPLALRRLRRGLRRLELVAGGERSSDELLVEALRDGDVLAGLADAEALPVRRVGRLLATASEAVREGAGVTDVLWRVWQASGLQDRLVAQAGRGGVLGARADRDLDAVVALFDAANRYVERLPKASVAGFAEYLSSQHIVGDSLAPVAQRGTGVSLLTAHGAAGREWAVVAVTGVQEGTWPDLRLRGSLLGVERLVDLLSGVDGDAVSAVSATAPILAEERRLFYVAVSRARRTLLVSAVQGDDEQPSRFLSELTDSGEDVGQAGTGGRAEERERGLTLAELVGELRAAVTDPATDSARRGLAARQLARLARAGVPGAHPAQWYGVAGPSTDNPLRTPDEVIRVSPSVVDILVKCPLRWLLERHGGTDPAQLSAVTGTLVHALAQSAAEGVDEQALWKELDAAWEKVDAGAPWFSRKERARVEAMVRNFLAWLHQSRAELTQHAVEQDMRVELPPEEGRPKVALTGRVDRLELDAEGRPVVVDLKTGKTAVSKPTAAEHPQLAVYQLATLLGAFAEHEGSTGGAKLLYVAKSDSRTGATVREQPPLDDEAARRWLADVRKAAADTAGPTYPVRENADCSRCPARPACPLRPEGRQVTGA; from the coding sequence GTGAACGGACTCCGAGCGCGATTGGTACGGACCCCGGCGCGGCCGGCCTCACCACAGGTGTGGGACGACGGCGCCCAGTGGTTGCTCGCCGCGCCGCGCGGGTTCGTCCGAGTGTTGGGCGCGCCGGGTACGGGCAAGACCACGCTGCTCGCCGCCACCGTGGCCGCACGGATCACCGAGGGCGCCGACCCGGAGAACGTGCTGGTGCTCACCGCCTCCCGGAAAGCGGCCGAAGCCGTGCGCTCCGACATCACCCGTCGGCTCACCGCTTCGGACCACGACGCCCGCGACGTGACCCGCACGGTACGCGAACCGCTCGTGCGCACCGTGCACTCCTACGCGTTCGCGGTCCTTCGCTCGCAGGCCGCTCGGGACGGCGTCCCCGCGCCCAGGCTGCTGTCCGGCCCGGAACAGGACGTGGTGGTGCGGGAACTGCTCGCCGGTGACCTCGAACGCGGGGCGCCGGACTGGCCCGAACCCCTGCGGCCCGCGCTGGCCGTGCCGGGGTTCGCCGAGGAACTGCGCGACCTGCTGCTGCGCGCCGCCGAACGCGGCCTCGGGCCCGAGGACCTCGTCACGCTGGGCCGCGGGCAGGGCAGGCCCGAATGGGTGGCGGCGGGCCACTTCTGGAGCCAGTACGAGCAGGTGACGTTGTTGCAGGGCGTCGGAGGTCACGCGGTGGGCGAGCCGGGCGCGCCCGCGCTCGACGCGGCCGAACTGGTGTCCAGCGCGCTCGTGGAACTCGAGGGCGATCCTGACCTGCTGGCCAGGGAGCAGCGGCGGGTACGGCACCTGTTCGTGGACGACGCCCAGCACCTGGACCCGTTGCAGTACCGCCTGGTGCGGTTGCTGGCCGGCACCGCGTCCGACGCCGTGGTGGCCGGGGACCCCGACCAGGCCGTGTTCTCGTTCCGGGGAGCCGATCCGCGGTTGCTCGCCGACGCGGATCCCGACGGGAAGCACACCGTCGTCCTGAGACGTTCGCACCGGCTCGCGCCGGTGGTGCACGAGACGGTCGCGCGCATCGCGGCGACCCTGCCGGGCACGTCGGCGCATCGCTTCATGGACCCCGCGCCGAGCACCTCCGGCGGCACGGTCCGCACCCGGCTGTTGCCGACCCCGACCGCGGAGGCGGCGTGGGTGGCCGACCAACTCCGGCGCGCCCACCTCCTGGACGGGGTGCCGTGGTCGGAGATGGCCGTGCTCATGCGGTCGGCGTCGCAGTCGCTTCCGCTGCTGCAACGCGCGCTGGCGACGGCAGGGGTGCCCGTGGCCGCGGCGGTCGAGGAGCTGCCGTTGGCGCGCCAGCCCGCCGTCCGTCCGTTGCTGACGGTGCTGAGGGTGGCGGCCGAGCCGCAGGTGCTCGACTCCGAGCTCGCGGAGATGCTGCTGTCCTCGCCGCTGGGGGGCGCCGATCCGCTGGCGCTGCGCCGCCTGCGCCGTGGTCTGCGCAGGTTGGAGCTGGTGGCGGGCGGTGAGCGGTCGAGCGACGAACTGCTGGTGGAGGCGTTGCGGGACGGCGACGTGCTGGCCGGGTTGGCGGACGCGGAGGCGCTGCCGGTGCGCAGGGTGGGAAGGCTGCTCGCCACGGCGTCGGAAGCCGTCCGCGAGGGCGCCGGGGTCACCGACGTCCTGTGGCGGGTCTGGCAGGCGAGCGGCCTCCAGGACCGGCTGGTGGCACAGGCGGGCCGGGGAGGGGTTCTGGGAGCACGGGCGGACCGCGATCTCGATGCCGTCGTGGCGCTGTTCGACGCGGCGAACCGCTACGTCGAACGGCTTCCGAAGGCGAGTGTCGCCGGTTTCGCCGAGTACCTGTCCTCGCAGCACATCGTGGGGGACAGCCTCGCGCCCGTGGCCCAGAGGGGCACGGGCGTCTCTCTGCTCACCGCCCACGGGGCAGCGGGTCGAGAGTGGGCCGTGGTGGCGGTGACGGGCGTCCAGGAGGGGACGTGGCCGGACCTCCGCCTGCGGGGCTCGCTGCTGGGGGTCGAACGACTCGTCGATCTGCTGTCCGGGGTGGACGGTGATGCGGTGTCGGCCGTGTCCGCCACCGCGCCGATCCTGGCCGAGGAACGCCGCCTGTTCTACGTGGCCGTGAGCCGGGCTCGGCGAACCCTGCTGGTCAGCGCAGTGCAGGGCGACGACGAGCAGCCGTCGCGGTTTCTGTCGGAGCTGACCGACAGCGGTGAGGACGTGGGGCAGGCCGGAACCGGGGGGCGTGCGGAGGAGAGGGAACGGGGGCTGACCCTCGCGGAACTCGTGGGAGAGCTGCGCGCGGCCGTCACCGATCCCGCCACCGACTCCGCCCGCCGTGGACTGGCCGCGCGGCAGCTCGCACGCCTGGCGCGAGCCGGGGTGCCCGGAGCACACCCGGCACAGTGGTACGGAGTGGCGGGCCCTTCCACCGACAATCCACTACGGACACCGGACGAGGTCATCCGCGTTTCACCGTCCGTTGTGGACATCCTGGTCAAGTGCCCGCTCCGCTGGCTGCTGGAGCGGCACGGCGGCACCGATCCCGCCCAGTTGTCGGCCGTCACCGGCACCCTGGTGCACGCCCTGGCGCAGTCGGCCGCGGAGGGAGTCGACGAGCAGGCCCTGTGGAAGGAACTCGACGCGGCGTGGGAGAAGGTGGACGCCGGTGCGCCGTGGTTCTCCCGCAAGGAACGGGCTCGCGTGGAGGCCATGGTCCGCAACTTCCTCGCCTGGCTCCACCAGAGCCGGGCCGAGCTCACCCAACACGCCGTGGAGCAGGACATGCGGGTGGAGCTGCCCCCCGAGGAGGGGCGGCCGAAGGTGGCGTTGACGGGGCGCGTCGACCGACTGGAGCTCGACGCCGAGGGCAGGCCGGTGGTCGTCGACCTGAAGACGGGCAAGACCGCGGTGAGCAAGCCCACGGCGGCCGAACATCCGCAACTCGCGGTCTACCAGCTCGCCACCCTGCTCGGGGCGTTCGCCGAACACGAGGGCAGCACCGGCGGTGCCAAGCTGTTGTACGTCGCCAAGTCGGACAGCAGGACCGGGGCCACCGTGCGGGAGCAGCCGCCGCTGGACGACGAGGCCGCGCGCCGGTGGCTCGCCGACGTGCGCAAGGCCGCGGCCGACACCGCCGGGCCGACGTACCCGGTGCGGGAGAACGCGGACTGCTCGCGGTGCCCCGCGCGGCCCGCGTGTCCGCTGCGTCCCGAGGGCAGGCAGGTGACGGGAGCGTGA